The following proteins come from a genomic window of Miscanthus floridulus cultivar M001 chromosome 2, ASM1932011v1, whole genome shotgun sequence:
- the LOC136540018 gene encoding protein CHLORORESPIRATORY REDUCTION 42, chloroplastic-like, which yields MLHPLLAAVTAAVSSSFVSPPRRVPASPGRRRRPGGFAVQCVPNGGGVTAGADTKSKLKVGSPIVILEAPVMLKTAASVPSLRHNSGQVKAGDVGRIMARKPKDVWVVRLAVGSYLLDGKFFSPLDSDNGDDDEPQAQDE from the exons ATGCTACACCCATTGCTCGCTGCAGTAACTGCTGCCGTCTCTTCGTCCTTCGTCTCACCGCCGCGGCGAGTCCCAGCTTCTCCGGGACGACGGCGGCGTCCTGGTGGCTTCGCGGTCCAGTGCGTGCCGAACGGAGGTGGCGTGACAGCAGGCGCCGACACGAAATCGAAGCTCAAGGTGGGCTCCCCGATCGTCATCCTCGAGGCGCCCGTGATGCTCAAGACCGCCGCGTCGGTGCCGTCGCTCCGGCACAACAGCGGTCAGGTCAAGGCCGGCGACGTCGGAAG GATCATGGCGCGGAAGCCCAAGGACGTCTGGGTCGTGCGGCTCGCCGTCGGCTCATACCTGCTGGACGGCAAGTTTTTCAGTCCCTTGGATTCTGACAACGGAGACGATGACGAGCCCCAGGCCCAGGATGAATGA
- the LOC136532424 gene encoding aquaporin SIP2-1-like, with amino-acid sequence MSPAPSRPRIRPWLVVGDLALAAAWVCAGALVKLFVYGGLGLAGRPEAEAVKVSLSIVYMFLFAWLEAASGGASYNPLTVLAAALASHGGPAMYLFTAFARIPAQVIGAVLGVKLIQLTFPNVGKGARLSVGAHHGALAEGLATFMVVMVSVTLKKEMKSFFMKTWITSMWKNTIHILSSDITGGIMNPASAFAWAYARGDHTTFDHLLVYWLAPLQATLLGVWAVTYLTKPKKIKEQEADENKTKKE; translated from the exons ATGTCACCGGCGCCGTCGCGCCCCCGCATCCGGCCGTGGCTGGTGGTGGGCGACCTGGCGCTGGCGGCCGCGTGGGTGTGCGCGGGCGCGCTGGTGAAGCTGTTCGTGTACGGCGGGCTCGGCCTCGCGGGGCGGCCCGAGGCCGAGGCCGTCAAGGTCTCGCTCTCCATCGTATACATGTTCCTCTTCGCctggctcgaggccgcctcgggTGGGGCCTCCTACAACCCGCTCACCGTCCTCGCCGCTGCGCTCGCCTCCCACGGCGGACCCGCCATGTACCTGTTCACCGCCTTCGCGCGAATCCCAGCTCAG GTGATTGGGGCAGTTCTTGGAGTAAAGCTCATTCAGTTAACTTTCCCTAATGTGGGTAAAGGAGCCCGCTTAAGTGTTGGTGCTCATCATGGTGCGTTAGCTGAAGGCTTAGCAACTTTCATGGTTGTTATGGTATCGGTGACCCTGAAGAAGGAGATGAAAAGTTTCTTTATGAAGACATGGATCACGAGCATGTGGAAGAACACAATTCATATCCTTAGCTCGGATATAACTGGAGGGATTATGAACCCTGCATCT GCTTTTGCTTGGGCATATGCTCGAGGAGATCATACAACATTTGACCACCTACTGGTATATTGGCTGGCGCCCCTGCAAGCAACCCTGCTGGGAGTATGGGCAGTGACCTACTTAACTAAACCCAAGAAGATCAAGGAGCAAGAAGCAGATGAAAACAAGACCAAGAAGGAATAG